The Syngnathus typhle isolate RoL2023-S1 ecotype Sweden linkage group LG3, RoL_Styp_1.0, whole genome shotgun sequence genome window below encodes:
- the LOC133151405 gene encoding C-type lectin domain family 4 member G-like isoform X2, whose product MDIDDGSGGYKHLLINGSKLQYSVHALRNNPFRVSTLFLGLMCAILVTGVIGQSIHYWKVGKDNQKKLEDVGGEKTKLESQLKTVQNDKKNLEVSHEQLQQRYNYVSKSTTQIKTNNELLKAESNQLKESQSKLQASNNALNKELEQLKATKEQLQTNNDALLTAKDLLQTKYESVSKSKMVLQTNYDTAIKERDNLQNRFNNATRSREKVQMSYNDLIKDIEHLQSRYNSSASERDNIASSHKNVTLEKENLQAVYNTLAKATDELMASYNSTIEEKKYLESRVKNLTAERDLQRAEIDQLQATITKLNASQVKVCPSGWKKFENNCYYSSSSKKTWYLSRNYCQGKGAELVIINTKEEMVFVNGLFTSNKEIWIGLTDEGVEGQWKWVDGTALSLEFWADGQPNSYNGDQDCGEFWYRSSGKAEWNDEKCSSQRYWVCEM is encoded by the exons ATGGACATAGACGATGGGAGTGGCGGCTACAAGCATCTTTTAATAAATGGCAGCAAGCTTCAGTATTCAG TTCATGCATTGAGGAACAACCCTTTTAGGGTTTCCACGCTTTTTCTTGGGCTGATGTGTGCTATCCTGGTGACTGGGGTCATTGGGCAATCTATCCACT ACTGGAAAGTGGGTAAAGACAATCAGAAGAAGTTAGAAGATGTAGGGGGGGAGAAAACCAAACTAGAGTCCCAACTCAAGACTGTACAGAATGACAAAAAGAACCTGGAAGTCAGCCATGAGCAATTACAACAGCGATACAACTACGTATCTAAATCGACCACTCAAATAAAAACCAACAATGAGCTACTAAAAGCGGAATCAAACCAACTAAAAGAGAGTCAGAGTAAATTGCAAGCAAGTAACAATGCTCTAAACAAAGAACTCGAGCAGTTGAAGGCCACTAAGGAGCAGTTGCAGACTAATAACGATGCCTTGTTAACTGCCAAAGACTTACTACAAACAAAGTATGAATCAGTGAGCAAGAGCAAAATGGTCTTGCAGACCAACTACGATACTGCAATTAAAGAAAGGGATAATTTGCAGAACAGATTCAACAATGCTACAAGGTCAAGAGAGAAGGTGCAAATGAGTTATAACGACCTGATCAAGGACATTGAGCATCTCCAATCGCGATACAACTCCTCGGCCAGCGAGAGAGACAACATTGCAAGCAGTCACAAAAACGTGACgttggaaaaagaaaatttaCAGGCAGTTTACAACACACTCGCCAAAGCTACTGATGAATTGATGGCGTCCTATAATTCCACAATTGAAGAGAAGAAGTATCTTGAAAGCCGTGTGAAAAATCTGACTGCAGAGAGAGACCTGCAAAGGGCTGAGATTGATCAGCTGCAGGCCACAATCACAAAATTGAACGCGTCACAAG TCAAGGTCTGTCCAAGTGGTTGGAAGAAGTTTGAGAACAACTGCTACTATAGttcttcatccaagaaaacatggTACCTGAGCAGAAACTACTGCCAAGGAAAAGGAGCAGAACTGGTAATCATAAACACCAAAGAAGAAATG GTATTTGTTAATGGATTGTTTACAAGTAACAAAGAGATCTGGATTGGACTGACCGATGAGGGAGTAGAGGGTCAATGGAAGTGGGTGGATGGGACCGCACTGAGCCTAGA GTTTTGGGCTGATGGACAACCGAATAGTTACAATGGTGACCAGGACTGCGGGGAATTTTGGTACCGTTCATCAGGAAAAGCTGAATGGAATGATGAAAAATGTAGTTCGCAGAGATATTGGGTGTGTGAGATGTAG
- the rtn4rl2a gene encoding reticulon-4 receptor-like 2a — translation METFSISRSRRSSVVRNCKSGLSLWLVVWMVLGKPSLALGCPHLCVCYPTPMTVSCQAQNFTTVPIGVPYESQRVFLQNNRITELRVGSFGFGTQVLWLFSNNITWIEAGAFSELRDLEELDLGDNPNLHRLEGGAFRGLEKLQSLHMHRCKLTALPHDIFRKLYSLHYLYLQENNLHFLQDDIFSDLINLSQLFLHGNRIRTISENVFRGLVNLDRLLLHDNRIRQVNRRAFRDLGRLTMLFLFNNSLPELPSQTLRDTQGIEFLRLNANPWSCGCEARALWEWFREARVSSSEVICNSPSTRRGQDLRFLREMDFALCPLPDPGSIAGSTTTTFSTKTRWWYHKNKPQSSTKGLFEKSSETVKAGLYGKGPSTTTSLVKYELGEEELALPKLDQEEYWANYGNEDSGVTLRCFELECPPEFDLTPSSSSTSPSSPSSLSVLAIAVFNLHYLFG, via the exons ATGGAAACCTTCTCGATTTCTCGGAGCCGACGAAGCTCCGTCGTGCGCAACTGCAAAA GCGGCCTCTCCCTTTGGTTGGTGGTGTGGATGGTTCTCGGCAAGCCAAGTCTGGCATTGGGCTGCCCGCACCTTTGCGTGTGCTACCCGACTCCCATGACTGTAAGCTGCCAAGCGCAGAACTTCACCACCGTCCCCATTGGAGTGCCGTACGAGTCGCAGCGCGTTTTCCTCCAGAACAACAGGATCACGGAGCTTAGAGTTGGCTCATTTGGCTTTGGGACTCAG GTTCTGTGGCTGTTTTCCAACAACATTACATGGATCGAAGCAGGAGCTTTCAGTGAGCTGAGGGACTTGGAGGAGTTGGACCTAGGGGACAACCCTAACCTTCACCGTCTGGAAGGGGGAGCCTTCCGCGGCCTAGAGAAGCTCCAGAGCCTCCATATGCACCGCTGCAAACTCACCGCCCTGCCCCACGACATCTTCCGCAAGCTTTACAGCCTGCATTATCTCTACTTACAG GAAAACAATCTACACTTCCTGCAGGATGACATCTTTTCTGATCTCATCAACCTGAGTCAGCTATTCCTGCACGGAAACCGCATACGCACCATCTCAGAAAATGTATTCCGTGGCTTGGTAAACCTTGACCGCTTGCTCCTTCATGACAACCGCATCAGGCAGGTGAACCGTCGGGCCTTCCGAGACCTTGGTCGCCTGACCATGCTGTTCCTCTTCAACAATTCTCTGCCCGAGCTGCCCAGTCAGACACTGAGGGACACTCAGGGCATAGAATTCCTCCGCCTCAATGCCAACCCCTGGTCGTGTGGCTGCGAAGCCCGCGCCCTGTGGGAGTGGTTCCGGGAGGCCCGTGTCTCTTCATCTGAGGTGATCTGTAACTCTCCTTCCACACGCCGTGGTCAAGATCTTCGCTTTCTTCGAGAAATGGACTTTGCCCTCTGCCCGCTCCCCGATCCAGGCTCAATCGCCgggtccaccaccaccaccttcagTACCAAAACcagatggtggtaccacaaaaACAAGCCTCAGTCATCGACAAAAGGTCTCTTTGAGAAATCTTCAGAGACGGTCAAAGCCGGCTTGTACGGGAAAGGCCCGTCCACAACCACATCACTGGTCAAGTATGAGCTGGGGGAGGAAGAACTGGCATTGCCTAAACTTGACCAGGAAGAGTACTGGGCAAACTACGGCAACGAGGACTCAGGTGTCACCCTGCGATGCTTTGAGCTCGAATGTCCGCCTGAGTTTGACCTGactccatcttcctcctctaCCTCACCATCCTCACCCTCTTCCCTCTCAGTACTAGCCATTGCAGTGTTCAATCTCCACTATCTATTTGGCTGA
- the LOC133151405 gene encoding C-type lectin domain family 4 member G-like isoform X1, with translation MTVKYQTSTETTMDIDDGSGGYKHLLINGSKLQYSVHALRNNPFRVSTLFLGLMCAILVTGVIGQSIHYWKVGKDNQKKLEDVGGEKTKLESQLKTVQNDKKNLEVSHEQLQQRYNYVSKSTTQIKTNNELLKAESNQLKESQSKLQASNNALNKELEQLKATKEQLQTNNDALLTAKDLLQTKYESVSKSKMVLQTNYDTAIKERDNLQNRFNNATRSREKVQMSYNDLIKDIEHLQSRYNSSASERDNIASSHKNVTLEKENLQAVYNTLAKATDELMASYNSTIEEKKYLESRVKNLTAERDLQRAEIDQLQATITKLNASQVKVCPSGWKKFENNCYYSSSSKKTWYLSRNYCQGKGAELVIINTKEEMVFVNGLFTSNKEIWIGLTDEGVEGQWKWVDGTALSLEFWADGQPNSYNGDQDCGEFWYRSSGKAEWNDEKCSSQRYWVCEM, from the exons ATGACTGTTAAGTATCAAACTTCTACAGAGACAACCATGGACATAGACGATGGGAGTGGCGGCTACAAGCATCTTTTAATAAATGGCAGCAAGCTTCAGTATTCAG TTCATGCATTGAGGAACAACCCTTTTAGGGTTTCCACGCTTTTTCTTGGGCTGATGTGTGCTATCCTGGTGACTGGGGTCATTGGGCAATCTATCCACT ACTGGAAAGTGGGTAAAGACAATCAGAAGAAGTTAGAAGATGTAGGGGGGGAGAAAACCAAACTAGAGTCCCAACTCAAGACTGTACAGAATGACAAAAAGAACCTGGAAGTCAGCCATGAGCAATTACAACAGCGATACAACTACGTATCTAAATCGACCACTCAAATAAAAACCAACAATGAGCTACTAAAAGCGGAATCAAACCAACTAAAAGAGAGTCAGAGTAAATTGCAAGCAAGTAACAATGCTCTAAACAAAGAACTCGAGCAGTTGAAGGCCACTAAGGAGCAGTTGCAGACTAATAACGATGCCTTGTTAACTGCCAAAGACTTACTACAAACAAAGTATGAATCAGTGAGCAAGAGCAAAATGGTCTTGCAGACCAACTACGATACTGCAATTAAAGAAAGGGATAATTTGCAGAACAGATTCAACAATGCTACAAGGTCAAGAGAGAAGGTGCAAATGAGTTATAACGACCTGATCAAGGACATTGAGCATCTCCAATCGCGATACAACTCCTCGGCCAGCGAGAGAGACAACATTGCAAGCAGTCACAAAAACGTGACgttggaaaaagaaaatttaCAGGCAGTTTACAACACACTCGCCAAAGCTACTGATGAATTGATGGCGTCCTATAATTCCACAATTGAAGAGAAGAAGTATCTTGAAAGCCGTGTGAAAAATCTGACTGCAGAGAGAGACCTGCAAAGGGCTGAGATTGATCAGCTGCAGGCCACAATCACAAAATTGAACGCGTCACAAG TCAAGGTCTGTCCAAGTGGTTGGAAGAAGTTTGAGAACAACTGCTACTATAGttcttcatccaagaaaacatggTACCTGAGCAGAAACTACTGCCAAGGAAAAGGAGCAGAACTGGTAATCATAAACACCAAAGAAGAAATG GTATTTGTTAATGGATTGTTTACAAGTAACAAAGAGATCTGGATTGGACTGACCGATGAGGGAGTAGAGGGTCAATGGAAGTGGGTGGATGGGACCGCACTGAGCCTAGA GTTTTGGGCTGATGGACAACCGAATAGTTACAATGGTGACCAGGACTGCGGGGAATTTTGGTACCGTTCATCAGGAAAAGCTGAATGGAATGATGAAAAATGTAGTTCGCAGAGATATTGGGTGTGTGAGATGTAG